Proteins from one Bos taurus isolate L1 Dominette 01449 registration number 42190680 breed Hereford chromosome 7, ARS-UCD2.0, whole genome shotgun sequence genomic window:
- the BSG gene encoding basigin precursor produces MAAGQIAVLGLVLLSAQGGFGAGSRIWTNIDNDGSKTRLTCALNHSATEIVGHRWVKGGKVLKEDALPDLKTEYEVDSEDRSGQYSCIFLPEHAGRTDLEVKGPPSIKAVKKSEHATEGETVILVCKSDSFPPVTNWLWYKESESGDQVITNSTQSKFFVVSSESRTELHIPNVDLKEDPGKYVCNGTNLEGTSQAAITLRVRNRFAALWPFLGIVAEVLVLVTIIFIYEKRRKPDEVLDDEDIGSAPLKSSGNPLNDKDKDKNVRQRNSS; encoded by the exons GGAGCAGGATCTGGACGAACATAGACAATGATGGCTCCAAAACACGACTCACCTGTGCCTTGAATCACAGTGCCACTGAGATTGTGGGCCACCGCTGGGTGAAGGGGGGCAAGGTGCTGAAGGAGGACGCCCTGCCTGACCTGAAGACGGAGTATGA GGTGGACTCAGAAGACCGCTCAGGCCAGTACTCCTGCATCTTCCTTCCGGAGCACGCGGGCCGCACCGATCTGGAAGTGAAGG GACCCCCCAGCATCAAGGCCGTGAAGAAGTCGGAGCACGCCACGGAGGGGGAGACTGTGATCCTGGTCTGCAAATCGGACTCCTTCCCGCCAGTCACCAACTGGCTGTGGTACAAGGAAAGCGAATCTGGGGACCAGGTCATCACCAACAGCACCCAGAGCAAGTTCTTCGTGGTCTCCTCAGAGAGCCGCACAGAGCTGCACATCCCCAACGTGGACCTGAAGGAGGACCCCGGCAAGTACGTGTGCAACGGCACCAACTTGGAGGGCACCAGCCAGGCAGCCATCACGTTGCGCGTGCGCAACCGCTTTGCTGCCCTCTGGCCCTTCCTGGGCATCGTGGCCGAGGTGCTTGTGCTGGTCACCATCATCTTCATCTACGAGAAGAGGCGGAAGCCAGACGAGGTCCTGGATG ATGAAGACATAGGCTCTGCTCCATT GAAAAGCAGTGGGAACCCCTTGAATGACAAAGACAAAGACAAGAATGTTCGCCAGAGGAACTCCAGCTGA